From Helicoverpa armigera isolate CAAS_96S chromosome 29, ASM3070526v1, whole genome shotgun sequence, the proteins below share one genomic window:
- the LOC110383075 gene encoding uncharacterized protein LOC110383075 isoform X2: MWGAAAGWWCGALAAAALLLLLLAARCRRTRKPQPTEHHVHIVRAPVPRLPVPRRVSLCGRALGVPRRARAALSQAPPRPADDVPDPPPQIIIVNNAPSPAPNPEYIPKLPLPEQWMHKRIDYKYTTIPRPLAQIAADLGADLSQESRAKKYSATRSPSLEKDDKSPFLLSAKSSDKDKEVFGFDSEAVEKLNENMSERSPEGEEASPSNLRRFRSVSTRLNMCSVNEGPHLEGQQERLEMQNSPRVVECSSAKEKSSAPKFDFSPKLLAETMVSPRFFTPPETVSPMFFAEPSPKSVYYDTVRSPKFFPETPRDAEVPQSPRALGDHLNRNGVAEKPCSPRVLNRPSPKVHSYNKENYFTFEQSCLEDERVSARPRKYGGRNSIEKERFTPPADKEVRKYRRHHSCETNYKTIELNISKVEDNKDSETKLGEDVTDCCLKMDTLEIEPKVIEEPEVAPSPSNTAHARRQRLKSISLDSDNAKIIEQNLGLPIAKQMKDQMNEAYKNQETSTSCESMERYTQKTPTTDRPMFKFEEETKDKSTETEEPKSPDVKHKKSLRQSSDTQSFLDMPRFSPKEFEITVTSEEGATIAAEAQTKKGKNLRNLRIDLTKRDSDLEKELLEFEKLYTDAEEKKVKTPTLKVKATSLDSSETVNLSLPQKKTLEIPQNSVSMPNTPKRQLKRILAQKNVKHDFAGAKLGYNSLQSNAEQRRLYMKGQDSGIYLRENHAALMLYQPGTSRMGSRTMGSFDENMADFENTPEINISGADNRTYHVDTGQTLGSNLLNYKQNLSVSSTNLKTLPEGVPSDDFEPSAEDEKITKKLHRRNSNQSLMLSTHSLQSSNCSLNSAGASCHNLTTVRTSISNFSLNSDSRQKKFSIDRRDSNTSLANAEHLTPTTRVTCSSSGNVSGELSKNCLLQRRGSNNSLTLNILSSNNLSRHSSNSSLNKDAKPGQKKGLLERRSSNTSLTLNINQSNPQLSVNRGLSVSNYNLNGSTCNLSRYNSNISIDNPPTEPRKGILERRSSNTSLTLNIQPREEPRDLEIDETLIDTNLKDLPHRDKHRKSLSTENLIPKSYKNRTRLRSTDKGVGFGSHDNLWSTSYATEQEYPQNLTYVCGDQENEIIYAFGRQDDPNFQQGFTRNITTKPLSPQSTSEDFRLYLANMQHLQNASSVLSRQNLRDLNDVFQNGYSKVKCHSLGEGQHCCSGRVEDIAKDNPQMVIPDPVPSQPCSEYQKMLLRNLHQEFWDMPTNFQEKPIVSGSHPKNRYKTILPNEHSRFILRADPGSTEGYINANYIKGHEYTKNTYIATQGPLQNTIHDFWLMVYQNTLEHSARLSDQPSDPPSDGSDAPPIQKVVMLTNFIENNRQKCEKYFPLELNEEFIIPNPDNPDDETDVFVVKNSGMIRKPGYTIRNLTVVYNKCDSDSEVTVYHYWFHNWADHKCPKDVNALLNLSLDVLKDNVYDFSGATDYNDDMCKCDTPKQDSKFVFPPLDQPAPCEITVNVSTPFDFSRETVSPPTIVHCSAGIGRTGCLLAILNGIKQLTIEHKVDVLGIVCNMRLNRGGMVQNSEQYELIHKVLCLYEQACLPL; this comes from the exons ATGTGGGGCGCTGCGGCGGGGTGGTGGTGCGGCGCGCTGGCGGCGGCCGCGTTGCTATTGCTGCTGCTCGCCGCGCGCTGCCGCCGCACCCGCAAGCCTCAGCCCACGGAACACCAC GTGCACATAGTCCGTGCGCCGGTGCCGCGGCTGCCGGTGCCGCGGCGCGTGTCGCTGTGCGGGCGAGCGCTGGGCgtgccgcgccgcgcgcgcgccgcgctgTCGCAGGCGCCGCCCCGCCCCGCCGACGACGTGCCAGACCCGCCCCCGCAGATCATCATCGTCAACAACGCGCCCAGCCCCGCCCCCAACCCAGAGTACATCCCCAAACTGCCCCTCCCCGAACAGTGGATGCACAAACGAATAGACTACAAGTACACTACGATCCCCCGCCCCCTCGCGCAGATCGCCGCTGATTTGGGAGCGGATCTGTCGCAGGAGTCTCGCGCTAAGAAGTACAGCGCGACAAGATCGCCCTCGTTGGAGAAAGACGACAAGTCCCCGTTCCTACTGAGCGCCAAGTCGTCGGATAAAGATAAAGAGGTATTCGGTTTTGATTCGGAAGCCGTCGAGAAATTGAACGAGAACATGAGTGAGAGGTCCCCTGAGGGAGAGGAGGCGTCTCCCAGCAACTTAAGGAGGTTCCGATCAGTCAGCACTAGGTTAAACATGTGCAGCGTGAATGAGGGTCCACATTTAGAAGGTCAGCAAGAGAGATTAGAAATGCAGAACTCTCCGAGAGTTGTAGAATGCAGTTCCGCGAAGGAGAAGTCTTCAGCTCCGAAATTCGACTTCTCTCCAAAACTATTAGCCGAAACCATGGTCTCTCCGAGATTCTTTACGCCCCCAGAAACGGTATCTCCCATGTTCTTCGCGGAACCTTCACCAAAGTCAGTTTATTATGATACAGTACGTTCTCCAAAGTTCTTCCCTGAAACTCCTCGCGATGCCGAGGTGCCGCAGTCACCGAGAGCATTAGGAGATCATCTCAACAGGAACGGAGTGGCGGAGAAGCCTTGCTCACCAAGAGTACTGAACAGACCCAGTCCCAAAGTTCACAGCTACAACAAAGAGAACTACTTCACCTTCGAACAGTCTTGCTTAGAAGACGAGAGAGTCAGTGCAAGACCTAGAAAATATGGCGGAAGAAATTCCATCGAAAAAGAAAGATTCACTCCTCCGGCTGATAAAGAAGTCAGGAAATACAGGCGCCATCACAGCTGTGAAACtaactataaaacaatagaacttaatattagtaaagtGGAAGATAATAAGGACTCTGAAACTAAGCTTGGTGAAGATGTGACCGACTGTTGCCTCAAGATGGATACTTTGGAAATTGAACCTAAAGTTATCGAGGAACCAGAGGTAGCGCCGAGTCCTTCCAACACGGCCCACGCAAGGCGACAGAGGTTAAAGTCAATATCCTTAGATTCTGACAACGCCAAGATTATAGAACAGAACCTGGGACTGCCAATAGCTAAACAAATGAAGGATCAAATGAATGAGGCGTACAAGAATCAGGAAACCAGTACATCTTGTGAGAGCATGGAGAGATACACGCAGAAGACACCCACGACTGATAGACCGATGTTCAAATTCGAAGAGGAGACGAAAGATAAGAGCACTGAGACGGAAGAACCGAAATCTCCGGACGTCAAACATAAGAAAAGTCTTCGGCAAAGCTCAGATACACAGTCGTTCCTAGACATGCCTCGATTCTCCCCTAAAGAGTTTGAAATCACAGTGACGTCAGAAGAAGGCGCCACAATAGCCGCAGAAGCGCAAACCAAGAAAGGAAAGAATCTTCGAAACTTACGAATAGATCTCACTAAACGAGACAGCGACTTAGAAAAAGAACTTTTGGAATTCGAAAAATTGTACACTGATGCTGAAGAAAAGAAAGTCAAGACACCGACTTTGAAAGTCAAAGCGACTTCCTTAGATTCTTCGGAAACAGTGAACTTATCTTTACCACAGAAAAAGACGTTAGAAATTCCGCAGAATTCCGTATCTATGCCAAACACTCCTAAGAGACAGTTGAAGAGAATATTAGCGCAGAAAAACGTGAAACATGACTTTGCTGGTGCGAAGTTAGGTTACAATTCCTTGCAATCGAATGCTGAACAACGTCGCTTATACATGAAGGGTCAGGACAGTGGTATATACCTCCGAGAGAACCATGCCGCTCTCATGTTATACCAGCCCGGGACCTCCCGCATGGGGTCTCGCACCATGGGCTCATTTGATGAAAACATGGCAGACTTTGAGAACACCCCAGAAATTAACATATCTGGTGCCGACAATAGGACGTACCATGTCGACACGGGTCAGACCCTAGGGTCTAATCTGTTGAACTACAAACAGAATCTAAGCGTTTCTAGCACTAATTTAAAAACACTCCCGGAAGGCGTGCCTTCAGATGATTTTGAACCGAGTGCGGAAGATGAGAAAATTACCAAAAAGCTTCACAGAAGGAATTCTAATCAAAGTTTAATGCTTAGCACGCACAGTTTGCAAAGTTCTAACTGTTCTTTAAACAGTGCTGGGGCGTCCTGTCATAACCTCACTACAGTCAGAACCAGCATATCAAACTTCAGCCTAAATTCTGACAGTAGACAGAAGAAATTCTCCATAGATAGGCGGGATTCTAACACATCTCTAGCGAACGCCGAACATTTGACGCCAACCACGCGCGTCACATGTTCTTCAAGCGGTAATGTTTCAGGAGAACTATCCAAAAACTGCCTCCTGCAACGCCGAGGGTCTAACAACAGTCTGACGTTGAATATTCTGTCGTCTAACAACTTGAGTCGGCATTCTAGCAATAGTTCTCTGAATAAGGATGCTAAACCGGGACAAAAGAAAGGTTTGCTCGAGCGCAGAAGTTCCAATACTTCTCTAACTTTGAATATTAACCAATCGAATCCCCAGCTTTCAGTCAACAGAGGTTTGAGCGTATCCAATTATAATCTAAACGGTTCCACGTGTAATTTAAGCAGGTATAACAGTAATATTAGCATTGACAATCCACCTACAGAACCGCGAAAGGGTATTTTAGAAAGAAGAAGCTCAAATACGTCTCTAACTCTAAACATACAACCTCGAGAGGAGCCCAGAGACTTGGAAATTGATGAAACACTTATAGACACGAACCTGAAAGACTTGCCTCACAGGGACAAGCATAGAAAGTCTTTAAGCACCGAGAATTTGATACCAAAGTCTTATAAAAACCGCACGAGACTACGGTCTACTGATAAAGGCGTAGGTTTCGGCTCACACGACAACCTCTGGTCCACTTCCTACGCTACAGAGCAAGAATACCCACAGAACTTAACATATGTATGTGGAGATCAGGAAAACGAGATTATCTACGCTTTTGGGAGACAGGACGATCCGAATTTCCAGCAGGGATTCACGAGAAATATTACCACGAAACCTCTGAGCCCACAGAGTACTTCCGAAGATTTCCGACTTTATTTAGCGAATATGCAACATTTGCAGAACGCGTCAAGTGTGCTATCGAGACAGAATCTACGAGATTTGAACGATGTATTCCAAAATGGGTACTCGAAAGTCAAGTGCCATAGCCTGGGTGAAGGTCAGCACTGCTGCTCCGGCCGTGTCGAAGACATTGCTAAAGACAACCCTCAAATGGTGATCCCAGATCCAGTTCCTTCTCAACCCTGCTCCGAGTACCAGAAGATGTTACTCAGGAACCTACACCAGGAGTTCTGGGATATGCCCACGAATTTCCAGGAGAAGCCCATAGTGTCCGGGTCTCATCCCAAGAATAGGTATAAGACCATCCTGCCGAATGAACACTCCAGGTTTATCTTAAGAGCTGACCCTGGGTCTACTGAAGGGTATATCAATGCCAATTATATTAAG GGGCATGAGTACACCAAGAACACATACATAGCTACCCAGGGACCCCTGCAGAACACCATACACGACTTCTGGCTCATGGTCTACCAGAACACCCTGGAGCACAGCGCCCGCCTGTCAGACCAGCCGTCAGACCCACCCTCAGACGGGTCAGACGCCCCGCCCATTCAGAAAGTGGTCATGCTAACCAACTTCATAGAAAACAACAGGCAGAAATGTGAAAAATACTTCCCTCTGGAGCTAAACGAGGAGTTCATAATCCCCAATCCGGATAACCCGGACGATGAGACGGATGTATTTGTGGTGAAGAACAGCGGAATGATCCGGAAACCTGGATACACAATCCGGAACTTGACCGTTGTGTACAACAAGTGTGATAGTGACAGTGAAGTGACGGTGTACCACTATTGGTTCCATAATTGGGCCGATCACAAGTGTCCTAAGGATGTGAACGCACTACTAAATCTAAGTTTGGACGTTCTAAAAGACAATGTGTACGATTTCAGTGGTGCAACGGATTATAACGATGACATGTGTAAGTGTGACACTCCGAAGCAGGACTCGAAGTTTGTGTTTCCTCCGTTGGACCAGCCAGCGCCTTGTGAGATTACGGTAAATGTGTCTACACCTTTTGATTTTAGTAGGGAGACGGTTAGTCCGCCAACTATAGTTCATTGCTCGGCTGGTATTGGCCGGACGGGTTGCTTGCTGGCTATATTGAATGGTATCAAGCAACTTACTATAGAGCATAAAGTAGATGTGCTGGGTATAGTGTGTAACATGAGGTTGAACCGAGGCGGGATGGTGCAGAACTCGGAGCAGTATGAACTGATTCACAAGGTGTTGTGTTTGTACGAGCAGGCCTGTTTACCGTTATAG
- the LOC110383075 gene encoding uncharacterized protein LOC110383075 isoform X3, with amino-acid sequence MHKRIDYKYTTIPRPLAQIAADLGADLSQESRAKKYSATRSPSLEKDDKSPFLLSAKSSDKDKEVFGFDSEAVEKLNENMSERSPEGEEASPSNLRRFRSVSTRLNMCSVNEGPHLEGQQERLEMQNSPRVVECSSAKEKSSAPKFDFSPKLLAETMVSPRFFTPPETVSPMFFAEPSPKSVYYDTVRSPKFFPETPRDAEVPQSPRALGDHLNRNGVAEKPCSPRVLNRPSPKVHSYNKENYFTFEQSCLEDERVSARPRKYGGRNSIEKERFTPPADKEVRKYRRHHSCETNYKTIELNISKVEDNKDSETKLGEDVTDCCLKMDTLEIEPKVIEEPEVAPSPSNTAHARRQRLKSISLDSDNAKIIEQNLGLPIAKQMKDQMNEAYKNQETSTSCESMERYTQKTPTTDRPMFKFEEETKDKSTETEEPKSPDVKHKKSLRQSSDTQSFLDMPRFSPKEFEITVTSEEGATIAAEAQTKKGKNLRNLRIDLTKRDSDLEKELLEFEKLYTDAEEKKVKTPTLKVKATSLDSSETVNLSLPQKKTLEIPQNSVSMPNTPKRQLKRILAQKNVKHDFAGAKLGYNSLQSNAEQRRLYMKGQDSGIYLRENHAALMLYQPGTSRMGSRTMGSFDENMADFENTPEINISGADNRTYHVDTGQTLGSNLLNYKQNLSVSSTNLKTLPEGVPSDDFEPSAEDEKITKKLHRRNSNQSLMLSTHSLQSSNCSLNSAGASCHNLTTVRTSISNFSLNSDSRQKKFSIDRRDSNTSLANAEHLTPTTRVTCSSSGNVSGELSKNCLLQRRGSNNSLTLNILSSNNLSRHSSNSSLNKDAKPGQKKGLLERRSSNTSLTLNINQSNPQLSVNRGLSVSNYNLNGSTCNLSRYNSNISIDNPPTEPRKGILERRSSNTSLTLNIQPREEPRDLEIDETLIDTNLKDLPHRDKHRKSLSTENLIPKSYKNRTRLRSTDKGVGFGSHDNLWSTSYATEQEYPQNLTYVCGDQENEIIYAFGRQDDPNFQQGFTRNITTKPLSPQSTSEDFRLYLANMQHLQNASSVLSRQNLRDLNDVFQNGYSKVKCHSLGEGQHCCSGRVEDIAKDNPQMVIPDPVPSQPCSEYQKMLLRNLHQEFWDMPTNFQEKPIVSGSHPKNRYKTILPNEHSRFILRADPGSTEGYINANYIKGHEYTKNTYIATQGPLQNTIHDFWLMVYQNTLEHSARLSDQPSDPPSDGSDAPPIQKVVMLTNFIENNRQKCEKYFPLELNEEFIIPNPDNPDDETDVFVVKNSGMIRKPGYTIRNLTVVYNKCDSDSEVTVYHYWFHNWADHKCPKDVNALLNLSLDVLKDNVYDFSGATDYNDDMCKCDTPKQDSKFVFPPLDQPAPCEITVNVSTPFDFSRETVSPPTIVHCSAGIGRTGCLLAILNGIKQLTIEHKVDVLGIVCNMRLNRGGMVQNSEQYELIHKVLCLYEQACLPL; translated from the exons ATGCACAAACGAATAGACTACAAGTACACTACGATCCCCCGCCCCCTCGCGCAGATCGCCGCTGATTTGGGAGCGGATCTGTCGCAGGAGTCTCGCGCTAAGAAGTACAGCGCGACAAGATCGCCCTCGTTGGAGAAAGACGACAAGTCCCCGTTCCTACTGAGCGCCAAGTCGTCGGATAAAGATAAAGAGGTATTCGGTTTTGATTCGGAAGCCGTCGAGAAATTGAACGAGAACATGAGTGAGAGGTCCCCTGAGGGAGAGGAGGCGTCTCCCAGCAACTTAAGGAGGTTCCGATCAGTCAGCACTAGGTTAAACATGTGCAGCGTGAATGAGGGTCCACATTTAGAAGGTCAGCAAGAGAGATTAGAAATGCAGAACTCTCCGAGAGTTGTAGAATGCAGTTCCGCGAAGGAGAAGTCTTCAGCTCCGAAATTCGACTTCTCTCCAAAACTATTAGCCGAAACCATGGTCTCTCCGAGATTCTTTACGCCCCCAGAAACGGTATCTCCCATGTTCTTCGCGGAACCTTCACCAAAGTCAGTTTATTATGATACAGTACGTTCTCCAAAGTTCTTCCCTGAAACTCCTCGCGATGCCGAGGTGCCGCAGTCACCGAGAGCATTAGGAGATCATCTCAACAGGAACGGAGTGGCGGAGAAGCCTTGCTCACCAAGAGTACTGAACAGACCCAGTCCCAAAGTTCACAGCTACAACAAAGAGAACTACTTCACCTTCGAACAGTCTTGCTTAGAAGACGAGAGAGTCAGTGCAAGACCTAGAAAATATGGCGGAAGAAATTCCATCGAAAAAGAAAGATTCACTCCTCCGGCTGATAAAGAAGTCAGGAAATACAGGCGCCATCACAGCTGTGAAACtaactataaaacaatagaacttaatattagtaaagtGGAAGATAATAAGGACTCTGAAACTAAGCTTGGTGAAGATGTGACCGACTGTTGCCTCAAGATGGATACTTTGGAAATTGAACCTAAAGTTATCGAGGAACCAGAGGTAGCGCCGAGTCCTTCCAACACGGCCCACGCAAGGCGACAGAGGTTAAAGTCAATATCCTTAGATTCTGACAACGCCAAGATTATAGAACAGAACCTGGGACTGCCAATAGCTAAACAAATGAAGGATCAAATGAATGAGGCGTACAAGAATCAGGAAACCAGTACATCTTGTGAGAGCATGGAGAGATACACGCAGAAGACACCCACGACTGATAGACCGATGTTCAAATTCGAAGAGGAGACGAAAGATAAGAGCACTGAGACGGAAGAACCGAAATCTCCGGACGTCAAACATAAGAAAAGTCTTCGGCAAAGCTCAGATACACAGTCGTTCCTAGACATGCCTCGATTCTCCCCTAAAGAGTTTGAAATCACAGTGACGTCAGAAGAAGGCGCCACAATAGCCGCAGAAGCGCAAACCAAGAAAGGAAAGAATCTTCGAAACTTACGAATAGATCTCACTAAACGAGACAGCGACTTAGAAAAAGAACTTTTGGAATTCGAAAAATTGTACACTGATGCTGAAGAAAAGAAAGTCAAGACACCGACTTTGAAAGTCAAAGCGACTTCCTTAGATTCTTCGGAAACAGTGAACTTATCTTTACCACAGAAAAAGACGTTAGAAATTCCGCAGAATTCCGTATCTATGCCAAACACTCCTAAGAGACAGTTGAAGAGAATATTAGCGCAGAAAAACGTGAAACATGACTTTGCTGGTGCGAAGTTAGGTTACAATTCCTTGCAATCGAATGCTGAACAACGTCGCTTATACATGAAGGGTCAGGACAGTGGTATATACCTCCGAGAGAACCATGCCGCTCTCATGTTATACCAGCCCGGGACCTCCCGCATGGGGTCTCGCACCATGGGCTCATTTGATGAAAACATGGCAGACTTTGAGAACACCCCAGAAATTAACATATCTGGTGCCGACAATAGGACGTACCATGTCGACACGGGTCAGACCCTAGGGTCTAATCTGTTGAACTACAAACAGAATCTAAGCGTTTCTAGCACTAATTTAAAAACACTCCCGGAAGGCGTGCCTTCAGATGATTTTGAACCGAGTGCGGAAGATGAGAAAATTACCAAAAAGCTTCACAGAAGGAATTCTAATCAAAGTTTAATGCTTAGCACGCACAGTTTGCAAAGTTCTAACTGTTCTTTAAACAGTGCTGGGGCGTCCTGTCATAACCTCACTACAGTCAGAACCAGCATATCAAACTTCAGCCTAAATTCTGACAGTAGACAGAAGAAATTCTCCATAGATAGGCGGGATTCTAACACATCTCTAGCGAACGCCGAACATTTGACGCCAACCACGCGCGTCACATGTTCTTCAAGCGGTAATGTTTCAGGAGAACTATCCAAAAACTGCCTCCTGCAACGCCGAGGGTCTAACAACAGTCTGACGTTGAATATTCTGTCGTCTAACAACTTGAGTCGGCATTCTAGCAATAGTTCTCTGAATAAGGATGCTAAACCGGGACAAAAGAAAGGTTTGCTCGAGCGCAGAAGTTCCAATACTTCTCTAACTTTGAATATTAACCAATCGAATCCCCAGCTTTCAGTCAACAGAGGTTTGAGCGTATCCAATTATAATCTAAACGGTTCCACGTGTAATTTAAGCAGGTATAACAGTAATATTAGCATTGACAATCCACCTACAGAACCGCGAAAGGGTATTTTAGAAAGAAGAAGCTCAAATACGTCTCTAACTCTAAACATACAACCTCGAGAGGAGCCCAGAGACTTGGAAATTGATGAAACACTTATAGACACGAACCTGAAAGACTTGCCTCACAGGGACAAGCATAGAAAGTCTTTAAGCACCGAGAATTTGATACCAAAGTCTTATAAAAACCGCACGAGACTACGGTCTACTGATAAAGGCGTAGGTTTCGGCTCACACGACAACCTCTGGTCCACTTCCTACGCTACAGAGCAAGAATACCCACAGAACTTAACATATGTATGTGGAGATCAGGAAAACGAGATTATCTACGCTTTTGGGAGACAGGACGATCCGAATTTCCAGCAGGGATTCACGAGAAATATTACCACGAAACCTCTGAGCCCACAGAGTACTTCCGAAGATTTCCGACTTTATTTAGCGAATATGCAACATTTGCAGAACGCGTCAAGTGTGCTATCGAGACAGAATCTACGAGATTTGAACGATGTATTCCAAAATGGGTACTCGAAAGTCAAGTGCCATAGCCTGGGTGAAGGTCAGCACTGCTGCTCCGGCCGTGTCGAAGACATTGCTAAAGACAACCCTCAAATGGTGATCCCAGATCCAGTTCCTTCTCAACCCTGCTCCGAGTACCAGAAGATGTTACTCAGGAACCTACACCAGGAGTTCTGGGATATGCCCACGAATTTCCAGGAGAAGCCCATAGTGTCCGGGTCTCATCCCAAGAATAGGTATAAGACCATCCTGCCGAATGAACACTCCAGGTTTATCTTAAGAGCTGACCCTGGGTCTACTGAAGGGTATATCAATGCCAATTATATTAAG GGGCATGAGTACACCAAGAACACATACATAGCTACCCAGGGACCCCTGCAGAACACCATACACGACTTCTGGCTCATGGTCTACCAGAACACCCTGGAGCACAGCGCCCGCCTGTCAGACCAGCCGTCAGACCCACCCTCAGACGGGTCAGACGCCCCGCCCATTCAGAAAGTGGTCATGCTAACCAACTTCATAGAAAACAACAGGCAGAAATGTGAAAAATACTTCCCTCTGGAGCTAAACGAGGAGTTCATAATCCCCAATCCGGATAACCCGGACGATGAGACGGATGTATTTGTGGTGAAGAACAGCGGAATGATCCGGAAACCTGGATACACAATCCGGAACTTGACCGTTGTGTACAACAAGTGTGATAGTGACAGTGAAGTGACGGTGTACCACTATTGGTTCCATAATTGGGCCGATCACAAGTGTCCTAAGGATGTGAACGCACTACTAAATCTAAGTTTGGACGTTCTAAAAGACAATGTGTACGATTTCAGTGGTGCAACGGATTATAACGATGACATGTGTAAGTGTGACACTCCGAAGCAGGACTCGAAGTTTGTGTTTCCTCCGTTGGACCAGCCAGCGCCTTGTGAGATTACGGTAAATGTGTCTACACCTTTTGATTTTAGTAGGGAGACGGTTAGTCCGCCAACTATAGTTCATTGCTCGGCTGGTATTGGCCGGACGGGTTGCTTGCTGGCTATATTGAATGGTATCAAGCAACTTACTATAGAGCATAAAGTAGATGTGCTGGGTATAGTGTGTAACATGAGGTTGAACCGAGGCGGGATGGTGCAGAACTCGGAGCAGTATGAACTGATTCACAAGGTGTTGTGTTTGTACGAGCAGGCCTGTTTACCGTTATAG